Part of the Aggregatilinea lenta genome, CGGGTGCACGACCCGAAGAATAGTGATCTTTTATGGCTATAGGAGGTACACGTTGAAGGAATACGGACTCTACATCAACGGCAAGTGGGTCCCCTCGGAAAGCGGCCAGACCTTCGAGACCGTCAGCCCCATCGACGGTTCGGTGCTGGCGACCTTCCCTAAAGGCACTGCCGCGGATGTCCACCGCGCCATCGACGCCGCGGAAGCGGCGTTCCCCAAGTGGAAGCATACCCCTGCCCCCAAGCGCGGCGAGATCCTGCTGCGCGCCGCGCAGATCATGCGCCAGCGCAAGCAAGAACTGGGCGAACTCGTTACCAGTGAAATGGGTAAGGTCATCGCCGAAGGGAAAGGCGATGTGCAGGAAGCCATCGACTTCCTGGAGTACATCTCCGGCGAAGGCCGCCGCATGCTGGGCGAGACGACCCCCTCAGAACTGCCCAACAAGTTCTGCATGACCGTGCGCCAGCCGATCGGTGTGGTGGGCTGCATTACGCCGTGGAACTTCCCCATGGCGATCCCGATCTGGAAGATCGGCGCGGCGCTGATCTCCGGCAACACCATCGTGTTCAAGCCGTCGAGCCTGACGCCGCTGTGCGTCGCACGGCTGATCGAGATCCTGGAAGAAGCCGGGCTGCCCGCTGGCGTGATCAACTTTGTGACGGGTGGTGGTGGCACCGTCGGCATGGAGATCGTGAAGAATCCGCGCGTGAAGTCGATCTCGTTCACCGGCGGCGTGCCGACCGGGCGCGAGATCTATGCGGCGGCGGCGCAGCATCTCAAGCCTGTCGAGCTGGAGCTGGGCGGTAAGAACCCGCAAATCGTCATGGAAGACGCTAACTTCGATCTGGCCGTCGAGGGCGTGTTGTTCGGCGCGTTCGGCACGGCGGGGCAGCGCTGTACGGCCACCAGCCGCTTGATCATCCACGCGCCGGTCTACGACGAGGTACTGGGGCGGCTCGTGGAACGCACACGCAGCCTCAAGCTGGGCAATCCGCTCGATCCCAAGATCGACGTCGGGCCGGTCGCGGACGAGGGCCAGAAGAATTCGATCCTCGAATATATCGAGATCGGCAAGCAGGAAGCGCACCTGCTGCTTGGCGGCGACCTGTGCACCGGCGGCGATTACGACAAGGGCCACTACATCGAGCCGACCATCTTCGAAACCGAGCACGGCACGCGCATCAGCAAGGAAGAGATCTTCGGCCCGGTCCTGAGCGTGATCAAGGCGAAAGACTTCGAAGACGCGGTCCGCATCGCCAACGACGTGGAATTTGGCCTGTCGTCCTCGATCTACACCAAGGACGTCAACCTCGCCTTCCGCGCGGTGGATATGCTGGAAACGGGCATCACGTACATCAACGCGCCAACCATCGGCGCTGAGGTGCACCTGCCCTTCGGCGGCACGAAGAACACGGGCAACGGCGGACGCGAGGCAGGCACGACCGCCATCGACGAGTTCACCGAGGTCAAGACGGTGTTTGTGGACTACAGCAACCGCCTGCAAAAAGCGCAGATCGAGGAAGAAAAGTAGACCCGATTTGCAATAGTAATACGCTAATGAACCGCCCTCACATGAGGGCGGTTTCCGTTCCGGCGGCACACAGTCGAGCGGCGCCGGAGAAACAAAAACCCGCCCAATTGGGCGGGTCTTGTTTAGGCTGGGGGACCTGGACTCGAACCAGGACTGACGAATCCAGAGTCCGCTGTTCTGCCGATTAAACTATCCCCCATCAACGGGTCGCATTGTAGCACGGGGGACGCGGCTTGACAAGGGTATTTTGTGGAAAATTACCCAATCTTCCGTCCTGGCACGGCGCTCAAGCCCGGTCGTGCGGACTCGCCTCGGGATGGGCCTCCGCGAGCGTCTCGCCGGATGGCCGCGACGCATACTAAAACGCCAGCAGTAGCGCCGCCAACCCAACTCCGATCACAATCGCTATCGTTACGCCGTCCATATCGCTCACTCCTTTCGTGTGTCCATCTTCATCTCAGCCCATCCGCACCCGGTGAGAATGAGCCGGGTGGCACATCCTGAGAAAGCGGTCTTACTCTCCTTCTCCCGGAACGAGAAGGGGCCGGGGGACCAGGGCTTCCGTACACACTCTGACATAAGCCCTCTGGTCCGCTCAGCATCGGGCAGGCGTAGGTTGGCTTGGCGCTACGCCTTTCCCTATATTCTGGGGAGGGAAATCTACCGAAGGAGAGTAGTGTAATGAAGCGTGTCTTGAGTATGTTGGTCCTGCTTGCTCTGGTGATTGCGCCGGTCACGGTGCTCGCGCAGACCGAAGAGCCTGAAACCCAGACGTTTACCTCTGCCGACGAACTACTGACCCTCGCGTTTCCGGCTGGCTGGGCCGCCGAAGAACTGCCCGCCGATGCCGGACTGCCCGGCGCCCAGTTGGCAAGCTCGCCCGATACACTCGACCGCTTGATCACCGGCGGCACGTTGGAGAGCGGCGAACAGGGCGTGGTCGTGATGCTGATCCCGACCGAGCTTCTGTCGCTTATGGGTATTCCGGTTGCCAGTGGCGCCAGCTCGTCCGATCTGGTGAGCGCGTTCGCCTATTCGTTTACGGGCGTTGAGCCTGCCGCCGACGATGCGACCGCCGAGCCGGAGATGATGGGCACGGAAGATCCGTTCGCCAGCACCACCAGCGTCAGCGCCGTGCAGACCGAGGAAATCGGTGAAGGTACGGAAGTCGGCTACGTCACCTACAGCGACGCGCTGAGCGAAGGCTCGCTGATGGCGTACGAGCTGAAGGACGGTCTGGCCGTGGTGATCATCACCATCGTGGTGCCCGGCGAATACAACGACGACTTCCACGCGCAAATGATCGATCTGGCGGGCAGTATCGACTACACCGGTGCGCCGGAAGATCTGGTCACGCAGTTGATGGGCGAGACCGGAGTGGACACCACCGCCCCCGATGTGAGCACGCCGGACGCAATGGAGCCGGTGGCGACCGAAGCGGTCGGCTAAGCTGGTTCCGGCGAGAATACCGGGCAGGTTTATGGGGCGTGGCGCTGGCTGCGCCTCTTTTAATTCTATCGAGAGGGGGGCAAAACCGGTTACCGGACAGACCTCACCCCAGCTCCTCTCCAATCTGGGCTGGAGAGGGGAGAAGACTACGTTCCGTAGAGCGGGGCTTGCTCTACCCGGCTTTTTCTCGGCGGGCGGAGCAATGTTGTTTTACAAAAAAATTCGGTAACGCGCGGGTATAGCAAATACCGCTCAATGATTACTGCATTTAAAAGTAAATGTGCATACGCCCCTACGAAACCTGCGCCGTCGGAACATCCTCTACCGCACGGTGAAGGTGCGCAGCAGCACGCTGTCGCCGAGCGGCTCGCCGTCCGCGTCGGTCACCATCAGCCGCCCACTATCCGGGCAGTCACCGGCGGGGCAGCTCCACAGCCCCGTGCGCAACTGGTACTCGCCCGGCGCAAGCGCGTCGGGGAGTTGCAGCACGTACTCGTCGCGGATGAAGCCGCCAGTCGGCCACGTCACCAGATCGCCGGGATTCATCTTGTCTACCTGCGCCAGCGGCGGCCCGCCGGTCGAAAAGTGCAGGAAGCTGTTGAGGTCCTCGCCAACCGGCTCGCTGGCATACCAGTACAGCGTCACGTCCAGCCGCCCGCCGGGCGTGGCTGCACCGTCAAGGTCGTATCCGATCAGCGTGACCGAATCGCCCAGGCGCACATCCACCACGTACGAGGCCAGTTTCGCTTCGCCGGGCGGAGAATGAACCCACGCACCGCCCTCGTGCATGAAGATCGCCGCCAGCGCCGCGACCGCGACCGCCGCCGCAAGTCCGGCCAGCGGCGTCCAGGAAACCACGCGTTCCGGTGAGGATACAGGCGCTGTGTCCTCGCGCTTTACCCTGCGCCGCCGCGCGATCACCACGCCCGCAACCAGCGTGCCGACCAGCGCGGCCCACGTCAGGCCGTCTGCCAGCCAGCGCGCGGGCGTGCGTTCCAGCATCAGCCGGACCGTGTGCGTGCCGGGCGGCACGTCGAACGTGATCAGACCATGCGGCTGCGAGGGCGTGATCGGCGTCTTCTCGCCGTCGATGCGCGCGGTCCAGCCCGCGAAGTAGAACGTGAGCACTTCCAGCGTCAGACCGTCCGGTGACTCGACGCGCCATTCGTCGCGCTCCGGCCCGTGTTCCAGCAGCGTGAGCGTGACCTCGTCAGGTAGAATGTCGCGGTGCGCTTTGTCCACCGGGTAGCCGTCGGCGTAGTCTGCCAGCAGTCTGCCTGTCGGGTCGGGAATGACGTACACGTCGGCGGGCAGAAATTCGTTGGTGACGGTCGTGCCGTCCGGCAACTCGCCGCTGATCTCCGCCGCGTGATAGCCCGCCACGGACGTATCGACCGCGTCCAGCCGCCACGCCTCCGCGATGGTCCACAGCGGCATAGACAGCGCGATGGGCGCGACCAACAGCGGCACCAGCGCCGCTGCCCCGCCCCACCCCGGCAGCCGCGCGATCCAGCGCGCGTTGAGGCCCGCCAGCACGGCGAGGCAGAACGCGACCGGCCCCAACAGTCGCCACGGGAACTGCAAATAGGCCAGCGGATCGAACGCGTCCCACAGCCCGGCAGCGGCGGGCAGCATCAGCGCGATCAGCACGATCGCGGCCACGGCAAAGCCCAGCATCGCGCGCACGTCCGCCGGGATCGCGCGCGTTCCGCCCCGCCGCGCCAGCAGCCCCGCCCCGATCGCCGCCGTCAGCGTGCCTGTCAGCGCCAACGCCCACTGCGCCACGCCCAGAGTGTTGATTGCGCGCAGACCGTTAATCGCGCCGGTATCCGTACGCGGCACGAAGCCGAACATCTGGCGCAGCGGCACAAACGAATTGCGGTAATCCAGCGAAGGGATGCCGATCAGCCGGTCGAGGTGCACCGCGTCGCGTTCCAGCAGTACCGGCAGCCAGAAATGCGCCGCCAGCAGCAGTCCCAGCGCCGCCGCGCCGAGCATTAGCCCGCAGCGCCGCCAGTCGAGCACACCCACCAGCCGCCCCCACACGATCCAGCTCACCAGCAGTCCGAACAGTGCCGCCGCCATGAGGTTGTGCGCCAGGATGAACACGCCCAGCACGCCCGCCGCCAGCACGAAATCGCGTCCGCGCCCAGCCAGTGCCAACCGCTCGAAGCGCCACATCACCCACGGAAACAGCGCGAAGGCCAGCAGCTCCGGGTAGTCGCCACGTACGTACGGCTCGCGGTAGAGCATGTACGGGCTGTAGACGTAGCATATGGCGGCGATCATGCCCGCCGTGCGTCCCATGCGCTGCCGCGCGAAGAGGTATGTGCCGACGCCCGCGCCGGGCAGCGCCAGCAGGATCAGCACGCGGATGCTGTCGAATGTGCCCAGGCCCAGAATGCGCGTGATCAGGCTGGTGGCGTAATACGAGAGACCCGCGTAGTAGTGGAACACCGGGGAGCCGTAGCCGTAGTAAAACGACTCCGCCCAGTGCGGCAGCAGCACGCCGTGCGACCAACTGCGATCCATTTCGGCGGCGCGATGCAAGTGGAACAGCGTGTCGTGACCTTCGGGCAGGCCCGCGTTGGCGAGCACCGGCCACCACGCGAACAGGCACAGCCCCAGCGTCACGAGCAGCGCGAGGTCGAGTCGCCGCGCCGGGAACCGGCGAACTACACGATTGTCAGGCATAAACGATCCTGGGAGGTGGACAGGCTACACGCGCATAACTATACCGCAGGCTGCGCCGGAGCCGCATATCCGCGCGGGGACGCTGCACAGCGCTATTGGCGATCCTGGTGACCGAACTCCATGCACAGCCGCTCGCTGCCAATGGCGCTGATGACGCAGCGTTCTTTGGCGTTGCTCAACAGCCGCTGCGTCCAATCCACGACGCCGCCATCGACCAGCTCAAGGGCCTCGCCGGACGCCAGCATGGCGTAGACAT contains:
- a CDS encoding aldehyde dehydrogenase family protein; the encoded protein is MKEYGLYINGKWVPSESGQTFETVSPIDGSVLATFPKGTAADVHRAIDAAEAAFPKWKHTPAPKRGEILLRAAQIMRQRKQELGELVTSEMGKVIAEGKGDVQEAIDFLEYISGEGRRMLGETTPSELPNKFCMTVRQPIGVVGCITPWNFPMAIPIWKIGAALISGNTIVFKPSSLTPLCVARLIEILEEAGLPAGVINFVTGGGGTVGMEIVKNPRVKSISFTGGVPTGREIYAAAAQHLKPVELELGGKNPQIVMEDANFDLAVEGVLFGAFGTAGQRCTATSRLIIHAPVYDEVLGRLVERTRSLKLGNPLDPKIDVGPVADEGQKNSILEYIEIGKQEAHLLLGGDLCTGGDYDKGHYIEPTIFETEHGTRISKEEIFGPVLSVIKAKDFEDAVRIANDVEFGLSSSIYTKDVNLAFRAVDMLETGITYINAPTIGAEVHLPFGGTKNTGNGGREAGTTAIDEFTEVKTVFVDYSNRLQKAQIEEEK
- a CDS encoding 6-pyruvoyl-tetrahydropterin synthase-related protein; the encoded protein is MPDNRVVRRFPARRLDLALLVTLGLCLFAWWPVLANAGLPEGHDTLFHLHRAAEMDRSWSHGVLLPHWAESFYYGYGSPVFHYYAGLSYYATSLITRILGLGTFDSIRVLILLALPGAGVGTYLFARQRMGRTAGMIAAICYVYSPYMLYREPYVRGDYPELLAFALFPWVMWRFERLALAGRGRDFVLAAGVLGVFILAHNLMAAALFGLLVSWIVWGRLVGVLDWRRCGLMLGAAALGLLLAAHFWLPVLLERDAVHLDRLIGIPSLDYRNSFVPLRQMFGFVPRTDTGAINGLRAINTLGVAQWALALTGTLTAAIGAGLLARRGGTRAIPADVRAMLGFAVAAIVLIALMLPAAAGLWDAFDPLAYLQFPWRLLGPVAFCLAVLAGLNARWIARLPGWGGAAALVPLLVAPIALSMPLWTIAEAWRLDAVDTSVAGYHAAEISGELPDGTTVTNEFLPADVYVIPDPTGRLLADYADGYPVDKAHRDILPDEVTLTLLEHGPERDEWRVESPDGLTLEVLTFYFAGWTARIDGEKTPITPSQPHGLITFDVPPGTHTVRLMLERTPARWLADGLTWAALVGTLVAGVVIARRRRVKREDTAPVSSPERVVSWTPLAGLAAAVAVAALAAIFMHEGGAWVHSPPGEAKLASYVVDVRLGDSVTLIGYDLDGAATPGGRLDVTLYWYASEPVGEDLNSFLHFSTGGPPLAQVDKMNPGDLVTWPTGGFIRDEYVLQLPDALAPGEYQLRTGLWSCPAGDCPDSGRLMVTDADGEPLGDSVLLRTFTVR